A stretch of DNA from Malus sylvestris chromosome 9, drMalSylv7.2, whole genome shotgun sequence:
ATGGAATGCATCTCGATTTTCGTTTAGTTTCAGATAGGGAAAGTTAGGTCTGAAGCATTTTTACATAAACAGTCGGTCATAATATAACTAAAACTTACATACTTTTTCGATTTAATTGTCGTTTTGCATCAGGCAAGGTTTTTCTTCCAGCAGTTGATATCAGGAGTTAGTTGCTGTCTTTTGATGGTATGTAATGTGGCACTTTTCTGCTAATGCGTCGTATACTAATATGTCTTTCTCTTTTGATATTGGAAGTGTTGGTTGTAGTAAGGAAATAATTCGTTTCAATAGCATACGGCTTAGTTTTAATAGTATATGGCTCAGTTTTTGAATAGCAATCGGTGGTTTTCGAATAACGGTATTACGACTTAGTTTTCTAAATGCCAATAACAGCTCTAGATTTTGTCTCCAGTGGAGTATTCTTACTAATTTAGCATTTTGTTGGCACATGAGTTTGTTTTGATTGTTTCTCTGCTTGAACAGAGAATTGTTAATGTCCGGGTGGGAACGTGGGTCGGTTCATGTTTTAGTCTCTTGTCGTAAGCAATTTTACATGGCATTCTTCAATGTAGCTATAGGTAAGACAACACTCTCAGTATTCCATAATCAAACCACCATTCGAACTCTTTTCATCCACCAAGTTAAGCTTTTATGTGCCATCTTGAATAGTTATAAGTTATTGCTTCAGATTACTCCAGTGCGACATTGTTGTTCCCTTGCTTACCTCTCAAGCTTGCTTAATATACTTATTCTTATTACTGTTGTATTGTTAAGAAATACTCAACTGCGGTTTCAATTCATTGTTATGAATCAGATTAAAATTAACCACTCACTGGTTAATTATCTAAATCGTATGAATTTGGATTAAAATTAAAGCAACTACAGAACAAAAACCTCGAGAAATCAACGCGAATTTACCTGTATTTGATCATTTGTGGGAAAATCAATACATTGCCATTGGAAAACTCAGTTCCTTCGCGTCCTTCAATTATTGTCAGCAACGTCTAtcaaaaaccaagaaaaaagtgAGTAATGTAGTCAACTCAGCTCAGCACCAGAACTCAGCAACTTCAGGAAATAAGAAACGGAAATAAAAAGCAATTAGAAACACCGACGAATTGAGCTGGAAAACAGACCTTAACGGTTATGTCGTTCTTGCGAGCTTTGAGAGCGGATGCAAAGAACTTAGGGAGTGGATTGGACTCGGAGCCTTCAATGTGCCATGGCCAGGCCTCGGGGGTCTTGTAGCAGAGGAAAACGTGGCGATAGCTCAACTTTGTATCGTCATCAATGTCTTCATTAGACTTATATGATATAGTCTCATAGTCCTCCCAATTAGTAAGACCATTAGACAAATTCCATTTTACAATATCCACTCCTGTTTTGTTCACCTTAATTCTATTATATCCTCCATAAAATTCTGCTTTTACAAGAACAATGTCGCCGCCTTTCAGATTGAGCTTCTTGTTTGAAAGATTTCCCAACCAAAGATAATTTTTATGGAAAGCAGTTATGGTGGCCTTAATTGTCCGGATGCGAAAATTAGTTCGCTGGGTACGATTAACAACATCAATGTATAGATACCCGGTAGAGTCGGAGTTGTCTGAAGAATAAACGATGCCCAAAGCCAACCCTCCTATATAATCAGTACTTGGCGGCACTTCAAATTTGACAGTTTTATCCTCTCCGGCGACATAGGCTAACCAGTTAGGAATATCATTTCCGGAGAGAAAAATTCCACCAAATGCATTTTTCTACAACATGGGGTGCAAAGTCAGTATAAGCAACAATACAAAAAgcagagagaatgagagagagagtaccacaCCGTTCGGAGGTTCTCCTTAAAAGTATCAGTGAGACTGGTACACCCTTCCATATGAATTGAATACATGTTGTCCAATGAGTTCTCCAAGTTTGGAATATCTTTGAGGTTGCGGCAGTCTTTCAGTTCCAATTTCCTCATTTTTGACATCTTTGAAAAGTCGGACATTATTTCCAGTGCAGTGCAGTAACTCGCTTTCAATGTTTGCAAACTGTTCGGCAAATCTGGGATTGCCTGAAGGTTTGTGCAATGACGTAGATATAAAACCTGAAGATGAGAAAGGCCACTGAGAATGGGTAGCCTATTAAAACCATTCCCACCTAGATCTAATTCTGTTAAAGAAGATAGGCGCCCAAGGCTTTCGAGAACGGCACCATCTGTTATATTGCAGTCTCTGAGAATTAATCTCTCGATCATCTTCAGTTGTGCTAAAAAATGGTAACCCCCACACAAACCCTTACAGCCTTTGATGGTCAAGTTCCGAAGATGTGGGAGTTTTGAAAAGTCTGGTAATTCAGTCAGGTTATGGCAGTTTCCAAGAGTGAGACGCTTCAACTTCTTAGGCAACTGTTACtcaaaaaagagaaaacaataataaaaatccaaataaataaaagagagaatGCATGACGATGACTGATGTTCATATTTACAAGGACATTGATAATTATATCGTACCAGGTTCGAATCCTCCCAAATTCGTACAAGCTTGCTGTCCCACAGGCCTAAATAAACCAGGTTTCTTGGATCAAAATCTGCTGGTATGGCTTCAAAAGGAAATCCAATCCAAAGCAAGGAACTTAACTCCTTGGAAAGATGTTTGTAGCTTCCAGTCAGCTTTACATGTTTCAGCGCGAGAAATTTCAGACGTCGCATATTCTTAAACGCTTTCGTACTGAAGCTTTGCTCGTCATCAGAATGTTCTGGCAAAAGTAACCTTAGTCCTTCAACTGCTTCTGTTCCCTGTTAGagatacaaaaaaaaagaaaaaaaaaaaaaaggataatatTCACACGAAGCAGAGCCgtgaattggatgaatgaaCTACTACAAAGGTAGGGCATACAACATAATTAGTTATTTTCTCCTTCAATTTACAGTGGATGAaagccttttcttttcttctttttcttcaaatataCTATGTACGGcatacattatatatatgcgGATATGCGTATATACTTCTCTTTCTTTACATGTACTTAACATAACATCTTTTTATTGCAAAAGTACTTACAGATTTGTTCCTTAGCACGCTTTTTGCATCTTTACTATGCCACAATCGACTACGTTTTCCCAATTCCACAGGAGATTCTGCACGCACAATCTCTCTTCCCATATCTCGAATCAAATCATGCATTCTCAAATTTGTAGCTTCATCAATATATAAGAGACATCGATCGCAGAGTGTGGTAATTTCTGCTTCTACAGAAAAACGACTAGAACCATCCAATATTGTTGTGACATCACTTATACTCACTCCATCAAAGAAACAAGATATGTCAAGGAACACACCCTTCACATGATCATCACGTAGCCCATCGTAGCTTAATTTAAGCGTTTCATGAATTTTTCCATCTGGAATATTTCTCAATTTATCCAATGTATTTTGCCACATGGTTTTACTCTTTTTCGTAGCCAACAAACGACCAACAACTTTCAGAGCTAGGGGCAATCTTCCACAATAGTCAACAACATCTCTTGCGAGTTCAATATATTCTTCGTCGGGACAAGGATTTCCAAAGGCGTGCCAACTAAGGAGCTCAAGAGCTTCTTTCTTTGTCATTGCTTGTGCCATATATTTTTTATCCACCTTTTGTATATTCAGCACTTGTTCATCTCTTGTTGTTATAATAATTCTGCTCCCTGGACCAAACGATTCATGTTCTATTGCCAATTCATCTAATTGGTCTGCATCATCTATGTCATCAACCACGACAAGTACCTTCATGCTTCCAagtcttttcttgatctcttCGGTCCCTTCGGCAACACTGCTTACCTTAATGTCAGGCTGTTTTAAAATATCTCGAAGAAGTTGTTCTTGCAGACTAACCATCTCTTTCTTTTTACTCCTCACATCTTCAAGGTAACATTGACGACTAAAACTATGCTGATAATTGCTACAAACAGCTTTGGCAAGCGTTGATTTACCTATACCGCCCATACCCCAAATTCCAATTATTTGAACAATAGGTGAACCTCCAACGTCTAAGTAATTAGTACTGAATTTTTGCACGCGAAAAGTCATTCCAACTGAGTGCTTGGCTTCTTTAAAGTCTGTGGTTTTCAGTAGTCCCTTGACATCCCCAACAATTTTCTTGATAAACACTCCTTCACACCTACGAATAGAAATTCCAAATTACGAGAGCCATACTAAATGCCTTATTCATAATGACTAGATATTTACATATTGAAACAGATTTGAATAAACTGGATTAATTGAGCTCAATTCAACCACGTATCTAATCTTTGATTATAATGTGAATACATTAGATCATTGGTGATTAGACTATTATGCAATTGTAGCTTTCAGTAATATAATTAAGAATCCATTACAATTGGTATTTTAATTTGATAAATTGTGGAGCATTTGTCCTTCACACACCCATAAAAAACAAAGCATGTACTCTGCGTTTCACTTCCTTAATTTTGATGGAAATTCTTATGCAAATGCTCTACCTTTAATAAAATTCATATAGCAATTGTAATAAAATTTTATGTAGGGACTAAAGTGACAGTTCTATCATAGTTCAGAGATCAACGATTCAATTTTTCTTATCGCATATAAAATCAGATtctagccgaccccacttagtgggaaaaggctttgttgttgttgttgttgcataTAAAATCAGATTCAATGCCTTAATTATAATATCTTAATTTTGGTTGATTAGTGAAATATGGTGATATGAAATTTGAAGTAAACAAAAAAGTGTACCCGTCGGCCGTGGTTTTGAGGTTCCAGCCGCCCAAATCTGCAGAAGCCTTAAGATCCTCTCTCCACTGCTTGACCTCATTTGGATCTTCATCCTTTTCATGCTTCTGAAATGCTTCCCCAAAACTATCTTTCTGTTTCCTGACTTGAGAAGGGTCAACGTCGTAGAATATTGGATAGACTATTTTCCCCTCTTGCTCTTCTCGGCACCTCATGATCTTCGACAGCTCCCCCAGGCACCATCGGGACTCCGCGTACCTCTTCGAGAAGACGATGATGGCGATTCTCGACCCTTCGATTTCTTGGTCAAGTTCACTCTGTATGTTTTTCCCCCTTGTGAGCTGGTTGTCTATAAACGTGTTAATTCCGGCATTGCGTAACGCAATGAAGAGGTGGTCTGTGAAGGTAGTGCGCGTGTCGTCTCCTCTGAAGCTCAGGAACACCTCGTACTTCCAGCGGTTTGAGCTCTGCGAGGAAGACGAAGAGGCGGCAGAGCCAGCTCCATGGGCGGAGCTGGTGGTATCCATTGCAGCCTGTAGAAGTGCAGCTTGGCTTTCAAATAACCAAAGTCAACTCTTTCCCAAGATTCCCCAGTGTAGGCGGccctttaaattttttttgcatGGGTCAATGATGTCACTGCCGTGTCGATAACGCGTGAGTGCTATTCCTCCCACAATTTAATTTGTATAAATGTTAccatcaaattttaataaaaactgTATTTTAAGGTTGGTGCGCAGGTAGGTTCAACTGCGGCTGCTGGTGGACGTCACGACAGCGTTATAAGAATCTTCGGTGCAAAGCAGGTTCCAACTGTTGGAGTCAGTCTAGAGAGTATCAATGGGAAGAGACCTCATCTCCAACAACCCATCTTAACAAAATATGCAAAAAATTAAGCTCCAACAGGCTAACTAAATGACCATCTGTCTTTACTTTGTGAATAGTAACTAACTAAATTTAGCTACGAGGAGACATTTGTAGCTTACGTCAAAAGGATCAATGTCGTAAAATAAGTCATTTACTTGCATAAAAAATGATCAATTTAGCTACGAAAGCAAGGCGATAGTCGAGCTCACTATGGCAGGTTTTTTTATCCTATCGTCTTGCAAGGGAAACAAGCTACCAATTGCACCACACGGAGGCATCCAACTAATAGTTGAATTTCTCGATCAAGATTATGCTGCAGGCATCGGTGTGCAAGCCAGACTCGAAAGCATAGCCACACTACACAACCTCTCGACCTGCCATCAGACTACGTCCCTTCAGGCTTAGTGTTTTCGTTGTTCCAAATAATCCACGGCTTGGAAAAATCAAGCCAACTGGTTGAGAAGGCAATTGCGCTACTTGACGACATTGTTTCTTCATCGAAGACTGTGCTCAAGGAAACTGCAGGTATGTGCGACACAATCTGGGGGCTGGTTGAGACCATTGAAGAGGAATCGATGAAATGCAAGGAGCACGCTGCGAGTATCTTCCTGCTTCTATGCCAGAGCTGCAGGGAGAAGTACAGAGGACTAATACTGAGAGAAGAGCAATGCCCAGACTGCTTCAGCTGAGCGTGGATGGGACGTGGAGGGCTAAATCCACGGCACAGGAGTTGCTGTTTCTCTTGAAAGACTGTTCCAATTATGGTTCGAGAAACAAGCAGTCGGGAATAAGGATATAGAGCAGATTATG
This window harbors:
- the LOC126583452 gene encoding uncharacterized protein LOC126583452 isoform X1, translated to MDTTSSAHGAGSAASSSSSQSSNRWKYEVFLSFRGDDTRTTFTDHLFIALRNAGINTFIDNQLTRGKNIQSELDQEIEGSRIAIIVFSKRYAESRWCLGELSKIMRCREEQEGKIVYPIFYDVDPSQVRKQKDSFGEAFQKHEKDEDPNEVKQWREDLKASADLGGWNLKTTADGCEGVFIKKIVGDVKGLLKTTDFKEAKHSVGMTFRVQKFSTNYLDVGGSPIVQIIGIWGMGGIGKSTLAKAVCSNYQHSFSRQCYLEDVRSKKKEMVSLQEQLLRDILKQPDIKVSSVAEGTEEIKKRLGSMKVLVVVDDIDDADQLDELAIEHESFGPGSRIIITTRDEQVLNIQKVDKKYMAQAMTKKEALELLSWHAFGNPCPDEEYIELARDVVDYCGRLPLALKVVGRLLATKKSKTMWQNTLDKLRNIPDGKIHETLKLSYDGLRDDHVKGVFLDISCFFDGVSISDVTTILDGSSRFSVEAEITTLCDRCLLYIDEATNLRMHDLIRDMGREIVRAESPVELGKRSRLWHSKDAKSVLRNKSGTEAVEGLRLLLPEHSDDEQSFSTKAFKNMRRLKFLALKHVKLTGSYKHLSKELSSLLWIGFPFEAIPADFDPRNLVYLGLWDSKLVRIWEDSNLLPKKLKRLTLGNCHNLTELPDFSKLPHLRNLTIKGCKGLCGGYHFLAQLKMIERLILRDCNITDGAVLESLGRLSSLTELDLGGNGFNRLPILSGLSHLQVLYLRHCTNLQAIPDLPNSLQTLKASYCTALEIMSDFSKMSKMRKLELKDCRNLKDIPNLENSLDNMYSIHMEGCTSLTDTFKENLRTKNAFGGIFLSGNDIPNWLAYVAGEDKTVKFEVPPSTDYIGGLALGIVYSSDNSDSTGYLYIDVVNRTQRTNFRIRTIKATITAFHKNYLWLGNLSNKKLNLKGGDIVLVKAEFYGGYNRIKVNKTGVDIVKWDLSDDRTNWDNYETMSYESDEDTDDDTLSYYRHVFLCYKTLEAWPWRIKGYESDPLPKIFASALKARKNDITFKTSLTVIEGREGTEFSDGDVLIFPQMIKYRGLKESDVDSFVDDILVNHKPWASRVQEPLTGSHVFVCAHCSREEWNRDSARVLIDKFEEEAELRGWTNQVFVTACYHTGGHNGNLIIYIPGSDGSTTGHWYGYVTPDDVPEFDQHIGKGEIIERLWRGQMGASSDEAEQINDQKLPNGGEINETLKLRYDGLIDDHVKGVFLDISCVFIGWHINIVMPVLDSCSHFSVEAEITTLCNRGLLYIDEDKILRMHDLVRDMGREIVRAKSPTELGKRSQLWHSEDAKNVLRNESGTEAVEGLNLRLPEDSDDEESFSTEAFKKMRRLKFIRLEIVKLTGSYKHLSKELRLLVWDGFPLEAIPADFDQRNLVFIDLRNSKLVRVWDDSDLLPKMLKCLILKDCHNLTELLDFSKLPHLEELNLSGCKGLCRGYHFLLQLKMIEALDLSDCNITDDAILENLGSILSSLRSLILDGNGFNRLPILSGLSQLELLSLNHCTNLQAIPNLPTSLITLEANYCTALETMTDFSEMFNMKELQLKDCLKLKDIPILDKSLYNMHTIHMEGCTSLTDTFKENLLVKRNVNEFGGIFLSGNDIPYWLAYAVSEDETVKFEVPETVKYEPPPSIEFIILRFAESFFTSSSSIDYIGIGGLAVCIVYSSDHSNCTGSLCIVVVNRTQRTHFCIWRTDATVIASHEDYLWLGSLSNRKLNLKGGDKVCVRAEFYGTEEDHQIKVKKTGVDFIEWERDLPSGMEDVDYERVPYESDDDTDEEDYQTMP
- the LOC126583452 gene encoding TMV resistance protein N-like isoform X2 — translated: MDTTSSAHGAGSAASSSSSQSSNRWKYEVFLSFRGDDTRTTFTDHLFIALRNAGINTFIDNQLTRGKNIQSELDQEIEGSRIAIIVFSKRYAESRWCLGELSKIMRCREEQEGKIVYPIFYDVDPSQVRKQKDSFGEAFQKHEKDEDPNEVKQWREDLKASADLGGWNLKTTADGCEGVFIKKIVGDVKGLLKTTDFKEAKHSVGMTFRVQKFSTNYLDVGGSPIVQIIGIWGMGGIGKSTLAKAVCSNYQHSFSRQCYLEDVRSKKKEMVSLQEQLLRDILKQPDIKVSSVAEGTEEIKKRLGSMKVLVVVDDIDDADQLDELAIEHESFGPGSRIIITTRDEQVLNIQKVDKKYMAQAMTKKEALELLSWHAFGNPCPDEEYIELARDVVDYCGRLPLALKVVGRLLATKKSKTMWQNTLDKLRNIPDGKIHETLKLSYDGLRDDHVKGVFLDISCFFDGVSISDVTTILDGSSRFSVEAEITTLCDRCLLYIDEATNLRMHDLIRDMGREIVRAESPVELGKRSRLWHSKDAKSVLRNKSGTEAVEGLRLLLPEHSDDEQSFSTKAFKNMRRLKFLALKHVKLTGSYKHLSKELSSLLWIGFPFEAIPADFDPRNLVYLGLWDSKLVRIWEDSNLLPKKLKRLTLGNCHNLTELPDFSKLPHLRNLTIKGCKGLCGGYHFLAQLKMIERLILRDCNITDGAVLESLGRLSSLTELDLGGNGFNRLPILSGLSHLQVLYLRHCTNLQAIPDLPNSLQTLKASYCTALEIMSDFSKMSKMRKLELKDCRNLKDIPNLENSLDNMYSIHMEGCTSLTDTFKENLRTKNAFGGIFLSGNDIPNWLAYVAGEDKTVKFEVPPSTDYIGGLALGIVYSSDNSDSTGYLYIDVVNRTQRTNFRIRTIKATITAFHKNYLWLGNLSNKKLNLKGGDIVLVKAEFYGGYNRIKVNKTGVDIVKWDLSDDRTNWDNYETMSYESDEDTDDDTLSYYRHVFLCYKTLEAWPWRIKGYESDPLPKIFASALKARKNDITFKTSLTVIEGREGTEFSDGDVLIFPQMIKYRGLKESDVDSFVDDVLVNDRPWASGVQEPLTGPHVFALIFVYTHMSREEWNRDSARVRIDKLKEEFELRGLTNQVFVTACFHLEGHNYARIFTPYDRDGSMTYHWYPFVNPGYVPELLDEHIGKGEIIERHWRGQMGASSNEAEEINDRELPNGEENKKIEDKPQENGNQIHQEKGNHIENNENFSGYCQGANSEGFTYCKKVSLEEDGGSEDKKPKETTESCVRKDALQKLSSLIGNWEQSDVLAAAVVVGAVATVAVAYSFYRRSG